In the genome of Raphanus sativus cultivar WK10039 chromosome 4, ASM80110v3, whole genome shotgun sequence, one region contains:
- the LOC130511692 gene encoding uncharacterized protein LOC130511692, whose product MKSEREEVKNGGFEKEEEERELKRKRAMERSPPIDELEDDEGDAFKGRGKHSRHVVVRRDCPYLDTVNRQVLDFDFERFCSVSLSNLNVYACLVCGKYFQGRSQRSHAYTHSLEAGHHVYINLLTEKVYCLPDSYEINDPSLDDIRHVLNPRFSRGQVEELDRNKQWSRALDGSDYLPGMVGLNNIQKTEFVNVTIQSLMRVTPLRNFFLIPENYQHCKSPLVHRFGELTRKIWHARNFKGQVSPHEFLQAVMKASKKRFRIGQQSDPVEFMSWLLNTLHMDLRPSKNASSIIHQCFQGELEVVREYQGNENKEVSRMPFLMLGLDLPPPPLFKDVMEKNIIPQVALFDLLKKFDGETVTEVVRPKLARMRYRVTKSPPYLMFHMVRFKKNNFFKEKNPTLVNFPVKDMELRDYIPSLPTAAEGEKVSSKYNLIANIVHDGKPEDGYFRVFVQRKSQELWYEMQDLHVAETLPQMVELSEAYMQIYELQEE is encoded by the exons ATGAAAAGTGAGAGAGAAGAAGTCAAGAACGGTGGTTTCgagaaggaggaagaagaaagagagctAAAGCGTAAGAGAGCAATGGAACGGTCTCCACCAATAGATGAGCTCGAAGACGACGAAGGCGACGCCTTTAAAGGTCGCGGGAAGCATTCGCGCCACGTCGTAGTCCGTCGCGATTGCCCTTATCTCGACACAGTCAACCGTCAG GTATTGGATTTTGATTTCGAGAGGTTCTGCTCTGTCTCCTTGTCGAATCTGAACGTTTACGCGTGTCTCGTCTGCGGGAAGTACTTCCAAGGGAGAAGCCAGAGGTCTCATGCTTATACGCATAGCTTGGAAGCAGGACACCACGTTTACATCAATCTTTTGACCGAGAAGGTCTATTGTCTTCCTGATAGTTACGAGATTAATGACCCTTCTTTGGATGACATTCGACACGTCTTGAATCCAAG GTTTAGTAGGGGACAAGTGGAAGAGCTTGATAGGAATAAGCAGTGGTCTAGGGCTCTTGATGGCTCTGACTATCTTCCGGGAATG GTGGGGTTGAACAACATACAAAAGACTGAGTTTGTGAATGTTACAATCCAGTCGTTGATGAGAGTTACTCCTTTAAGGAACTTTTTCCTTATCCCTGAGAACTATCAGCATTGCAAGTCTCCTCTTGTTCACCGCTTTGGGGAACTCACTCGTAAGATTTGGCATGCTCGAAACTTTAAAGGACAG GTCAGTCCACATGAGTTCTTGCAAGCGGTCATGAAGGCTAGCAAGAAACGATTCAGGATAGGCCAGCAGTCAGATCCAGTAGAGTTCATGTCGTGGCTGCTCAACACTCTGCACATGGATCTTAGGCCTTCAAAGAACGCTAGCAGTATCATCCATCAGTGCTTCCAG GGTGAGTTGGAGGTTGTGAGAGAGTATCAAGGcaatgaaaacaaagaagtCTCCAGGATGCCTTTTCTGATGCTTGGGCTAGATTTGCCACCGCCTCCTCTTTTCAAAGATGTCATGGAGAAAAACATTATTCCACAG GTTGCTCTATTCGATTTATTGAAGAAGTTTGATGGAGAAACTGTGACGGAGGTGGTCCGCCCTAAGCTAGCCAGAATGAGATATCGTGTAACCAAGTCTCCTCCTTACCTGATGTTCCATATGGTTCGGTTCAAGAAGAATAACTTCTTCAAGGAGAAGAACCCTACCTTGG TTAACTTCCCAGTGAAAGACATGGAGCTGAGGGATTACATACCATCACTGCCTACTGCTGCAGAAGGCGAGAAGGTCTCTTCAAAGTACAATCTAATCGCCAACATTGTGCATGATGGTAAGCCTGAGGATGGGTACTTCAGAGTCTTCGTGCAGCGCAAGTCACAAGAACTATG GTACGAGATGCAGGATTTGCATGTGGCAGAAACACTTCCCCAAATGGTAGAACTATCAGAAGCATACATGCAGATATATGAGCTGCAGGAGGAATAG
- the LOC130511693 gene encoding alkaline ceramidase, with protein sequence MADGISSFWGPVTSTIECCEKNYAYSSYIAEFYNTISNVPGILLALIGLVNALRQRFEKRFSILHISNMILAIGSMLYHATLQHVQQQSDETPMVWEILLYMYILYSPDWHYRSTMPTFLFLYGAAFAAVHAFLRFGIGFKVHYVVLCLLCIPRMYKYYIHTEDTAAKRIAKWYVATILVGSVCWFCDRVFCERISQWPVNPQGHALWHVFMSFNSYCANTFLMFCRAQQRGWNPKVKYFLGVLPYVKIEKPKTQ encoded by the exons ATGGCAGATGGGATATCGAGCTTCTGGGGTCCGGTGACTTCCACCATAGAGTGTTGTGAGAAGAACTACGCCTACTCCTCTTACATTGCAGAGTTCTACAACACCATCTCCAACGTCCCTGGGATCCTCTTGGCTCTCATCGGTCTCGTCAACGCCTTAAGGCAACGGTTCGAGAAGAGGTTCAGCATCCTCCACATTTCCAACATGATCCTCGCTATCGGCAGCATGCTCTACCATGCCACTTTGCAGCACGT GCAACAGCAGAGCGATGAGACGCCGATGGTGTGGGAGATACTTCTCTACATGTACATCCTTTACTCGCCGGACTGGCATTACAGAAGCACCATGCCCACTTTTCTCTTCCTCTACGGTGCTGCTTTCGCTGCTGTCCACGCTTTCCTCAGGTTTGGGATCGGTTTCAAGGTCCACTACGTGGTCCTTTGCCTTCTCTGCATCCCTCGGATGTACAAGTACTACATTCACACCGAGGATACCGCGGCTAAAAGGATTGCCAAGTGGTATGTCGCCACGATTCTTGTGGGGAGTGTTTGCTGGTTCTGTGACCGTGTTTTCTGCGAGAGGATATCTCAGTGGCCTGTGAACCCTCAGGGGCATGCCCTGTGGCATGTGTTCATGAGTTTCAACTCCTACTGTGCCAACACGTTCTTGATGTTCTGTCGAGCTCAGCAGCGTGGATGGAATCCGAAGGTGAAGTACTTTCTGGGAGTTCTTCCTTACGTCAAGATCGAGAAGCCAAAAACTCAATGA
- the LOC130511046 gene encoding mitochondrial pyruvate carrier 4-like isoform X2 translates to MATSRLQALWNHPAGPKTIHFWAPTFKWGISIANIADFAKPTDKISYPQQIAVTCTGVIWSRYSMVITPKNWNLFSVNVAMAGTGMYQLARKSKTILHLMWSLLLPKNDYDEKQEDESIKGKMGYHLHIACV, encoded by the exons ATGGCGACATCGAGGCTTCAAGCTCTGTGGAATCACCCTGCCGGTCCTAAAACCA ttCATTTCTGGGCGCCAACGTTCAAGTGGGGAATAAGCATTGCTAACATTGCAGACTTTGCTAAACCTACTGACAAAATATCATACCCTCAACAGATTG CTGTTACATGCACTGGAGTTATCTGGTCTCGTTACAGCATGGTTATCACTCCC AAAAACTGGAACCTCTTTAGCGTCAATGTTGCTATGGCTGGGACTGGCATGTACCAGCTTGCTCGTAAATCAA AAACGATTTTGCATCTGATGTGGAGCCTGTTGTTGCCAAAGAATGATTACGACGAAAAACAAGAAGATGAAAGCATCAAAGGAAAGATGGGATATCATCTCCATATTGCTTGTGTTTGA
- the LOC130511046 gene encoding mitochondrial pyruvate carrier 4-like isoform X1: MATSRLQALWNHPAGPKTIHFWAPTFKWGISIANIADFAKPTDKISYPQQIGNCIPLSFPLFVFVIPLNDLTLILSLLAVTCTGVIWSRYSMVITPKNWNLFSVNVAMAGTGMYQLARKSKTILHLMWSLLLPKNDYDEKQEDESIKGKMGYHLHIACV; the protein is encoded by the exons ATGGCGACATCGAGGCTTCAAGCTCTGTGGAATCACCCTGCCGGTCCTAAAACCA ttCATTTCTGGGCGCCAACGTTCAAGTGGGGAATAAGCATTGCTAACATTGCAGACTTTGCTAAACCTACTGACAAAATATCATACCCTCAACAGATTGGTAATTGCATCCCACTTTCCTTTCCTTTGTTTGTCTTTGTCATACCTCTCAATGATCTTACTCTAATATTATCTCTTTTAGCTGTTACATGCACTGGAGTTATCTGGTCTCGTTACAGCATGGTTATCACTCCC AAAAACTGGAACCTCTTTAGCGTCAATGTTGCTATGGCTGGGACTGGCATGTACCAGCTTGCTCGTAAATCAA AAACGATTTTGCATCTGATGTGGAGCCTGTTGTTGCCAAAGAATGATTACGACGAAAAACAAGAAGATGAAAGCATCAAAGGAAAGATGGGATATCATCTCCATATTGCTTGTGTTTGA
- the LOC108850084 gene encoding carboxylesterase SOBER1, translating into MARPFILWLHGLGDSGPANENIKTVFKSPELSDAKWLFPSAPYNPVTCNQGRVMPSWFDVPELPFRAGSRIDETSILEAVKKVHAIIDQEIARGTRPENVFICGISQGGALTLASVLLYPKTLGGGAVLSGWVPLLDKLE; encoded by the exons ATGGCTCGACCCTTCATCTTGTGGCTTCACGGTTTGGGAGACTCTGGACCCGCCAACGAAAACATCAAGACAGTTTTCAAGTCCCCGGAGCTGAGTGACGCTAAGTGGCTCTTCCCTTCTGCTCCATACAATCCCGTTACCTGCAACC AGGGTCGGGTGATGCCTTCTTGGTTTGATGTCCCTGAGCTTCCTTTTAGAGCG GGATCTCGAATTGATGAAACCAGCATTCTTGAAGCTGTTAAGAAGGTCCATGCGATTATAGACCAGGAGATTGCTAGAGGAACGAGACCAGAAAATGTGTTTATCTGTGGAATAAGCCAAGGAG GTGCTTTAACATTGGCTAGTGTTCTTCTTTATCCAAAAACACTTGGAGGAGGAGCTGTCCTTAGCGGTTGGGTTCCATTGTTGGATAAGCTTGAATAA